The DNA segment ccattgCATCTCTTTGCCAGTCTTCAATCCTTCTAACAGGCgtatcaagcgctcttcgtcttacatggccaaaccaccttagtcggtttgccctcattttattctcaatagatgaaaCCCTTACTttcgtcctaattatttcattcctcacccgatcctttctcgtatgaccagaCATATATcgcaacatacgcatctccgccacagACATTTTATGAATGTGACATTATTTCACCGACAAATATTCCGTATCATATAACAATGCAAGTCTAATtgtcgtgcggtagaattttcccttcaatctattaggcatgccgggtcGCAAAGGAAACCCATAGCACTCTTCCGCTCcaaccaaccagatttaatcatATGAGCAACATTTTCATCTGTTTGAATAATAGACCCTAAATAACGGAAGCACTCCGAGCCCTGGATAACCCTCTCATCCAGGGTGATTGTCCATGTCTCCTTACTTCTGTTGTTGCTGAACTTACACTCCAAACTAACTAATTCAGGATCAACTCCACTTAAGCTTCTTAAAGGTAATGCCCTATGTTCTCAGATGATAACTGGTCCGTTCAAAAATTACACATTAATATTAGGCAAGTATTCATTTATGAAATATAGACGCAAGAATGAAGAATTTATGCCTAGAATGTATTTAGTGATGCAAGTATGAGAAAAGAAGATGGATTAGTGTCCGGAGATGATTGTTTGACATAGGATGTGCTTGCTATATAGACAATTAAAAATTGGAAGTGTCAATTTGAATGTGTTGTCCTTAAGGATGAAGAAAATTAAGATTAACCTTGATTACTAATTGTAGTTATTTAGTAGTGTTTTTCATGggagaaattttttttaggaaacTTATTCTTTTAGAAAACttttcattttagttttttaagtttttatggTGCACCGTTCGCTTAGAATTTCCTAGAGTGAACCACAGTTTCCCCAAAGGAAACATCTTAAAGGAAACCAGGGGAAACTTCCTAGAGTGAACCTTAGAGAAAACAAACTTCCTAGAGTGAACCGCATAAGAgacttagggggcgtttggttcacacaTGGATGGTTCACACATGGATAATGgaatggaatcaagaaaggCAGACAAGGAGAAAGGAATGGAATGACCCTGAATTTCCTTGTCTGTTTGTTCCAGAAAGTGAATGATATACCCATGATTCCCTTTGTGACTGGTTggttcaaatgaggtaataaactTGAGTTGTATTTTTAACGATAATTTCTATACATACATGTgtctatattaataaattaatcacatgtaaatataagaatgaaaatcaatttattctaccattaaaatcaaaagacgaTGAAACTgaagaaactgaaataaaataaataaaaaaaaatgcataaatattctatttaaaaaaaattaaaaataaataccaaacctgaataatatgataaaagaaaaatatttgtcaaaattatttcaggataaaaaagtaaaaacaaataagtataaggatcaaaagtgagattattctaggaataaaaaatataaataaataaatataaggatcaaaaaataaaaattagtcaaaaatattttttgagaataaataaataaataatatataagtataaggatcaaaagtgaaattaatccaatgattaaaaaagtaaaaataaataaatatatggatcaaaataaaaattaaaaacaaaatagagactaaaatgaaattttataagGATGGTAGATATTCAAATTAGTGAGAGAGAGGAAATGGAATGGAAAACCTCAGGGGTTGGGGGAATGGGATTAGAAGAGTTAGGggtaaacccaaaactaaaaGAGAGTAAATGGAATAattgaattaataaaacaaacaccaacaaaagGAATGAAACATGCTCTTTCCCTTACGCTTTCCTAAAACCCTCAAAACAAACGCCCTTTAAGGTAAACTTAGGGGAATCAAGAagtcatttaatattttaacgtgtattTTGTGAGCCAATTAAAAAGCATAAAAATTAGGTGTCAAAATCAATCCATTGTGAAAGTCAAAGTAGTAGAGCAGTTACTCATTACGTGATCTGAAGGTAGACATTTTGCTTGTGAGCTtttttatgtacacaattaaagagctatttatgagcaaacttcataaatataattaacgatttactcaaacaattcatggttagataattttcttaatgaaccaagttcatataggattttgggctcgaaataagctcgaagctcggcttgAGCTCGTTTATCTAATGAGCTGAGCCAAGCTTGAGCAAGACCAAAGCTCGGCACGATTACAACCTTAACTCAAGCAAAACTCTAGCAATTTCTCTCTAGATATCAGCAATTTAAATTTTCCAAGTTCAgttttttcttttgaatttgTTTCTCAGTGTGTAGATGTTCAGTTTAATTTCAATCCAAGCACGTAATTttctttcaatttattttacTTTGTTCTTCAAGTATTTCGTAGGCTAGTATCATTTTGATCATCGGAACCTCAGGCAATTTTAAGGTCTCTTTCCAATAGTCATTTCATTTTAGGAGTCTGTAGGCGCACTCAGTTTAATTTCACagttcgagaatactataattctctTGCGTGCCCGCATTTTCCACAAAAGAACCAAACAAAAATTGGACATTTTAATTCCATTGAAAAGAATCTGGAAGTTCTAAGGAACAATATGGATCGGGAGATGGATAAGATACTCCTGAAGTTGTTGCAGCCATGGGTCATCAAGAGTGGAGGAAACCATCTTCCTCAAGGCTCCTCGGAGTCCAGTGAAGGATGTGGTGTGTCTGATGCTGAGAAGTATCAGATTCCGCCTTTGAGGGAGGAGGTCGTCTTGAAAAAGGCCTCAAATTCAACAGGTCGAGAAAATTCTGGTAAGCCACTTGTTCCTCGATATTTTGAAAATACTAATCCTACCTCCTACACAACTTTATATCATGAGGCAGGAGGCCACCATATCACTAGAAAAATGGGGGCAACTAtagagaaaatggaagaaacacTGGATTTCCTCATGTACCTTATGTTCACCAGATTGATATCCCTCAACAGATTCCCTTGGTTACTATGGAGGTCATTCGAGAAGATGTCCTAAAACTGTGTCTGGCCTTTGTCGAGTTGGCCGCTTTCAGTTTcagataagaaaaaaaaaacagtgagGAGATGTCAAGTCGAGGGAAAAGTAAGAGCTGGAGTTGGAGGGAAATCTGAGTCAGAAGAGAACATCAATATAAAAGTAGGAGATTTCAATAAATTATTTCAACTCCAATATATATCTATCGGGATATCTCAGAGGTTAGCGTGCAATCCTCCAATTGAGGAATTGAGGTATTAGCATGGAAGTGACACAAGGCGGACTTCATGGTCTATATTTTTATGTCACCTAAAGAACTATCATGCGACACCTTTAAAAGTTGATACCACGGTTTTTGAAGAATCAAGAATGAAATTTACGTTCTTCAAATTCATGTTTGAGGGGGCAATTGTTTGCACAGAGACAATTCAACACACACTCAAGCAAAACTCTAGCAATTTTTCTCTAGACAGTTTTTCCTTTTGAATTTGTTTCTGAGTATGTAGACTTACAGTTTAATTTCAATCCAAATACATAATTTTCTTTCagtttatttgattttgttCTTCAAGTATTTCTTAGACTGGTATGGTTTTGATCACAGAACCTCAAGAAATTTTAAGGTCTCTTTTATTTCCAATAGTTGTTTGATTTTACGGGTCTGTAGGTTTAATTCCACAGTTtgagaatactataattctctggcacaaaagagccaaacaaGTATTATTAAGATTATCATTTTAAGCCTGTCTATTTGGATTTCGAAAACATTGATGCTAAGAATATGCAAAATTTATGTTTTGAATATTATTAGTCGAATTACATAATCTTGACATTGTACGTTATTCATTTTGGTcttaattttgatatttttatttttattcttttatatttCCAAGCCTCGCCGATCAAGTGCATGCTTGTATACTTAAGATCCAAGACCCTGTTACCACTGGAACTATTTGACAGCCATAAGTTTTTGAACTTTGTTCATCTAGTCAGGTTTTTACTTGAGTTGCGTTTGCTGCCAGCTCGATTATTTGCTATCAATATTATCAATTTCAGCTTCCACTTATCCTTGATAGTTTTTCTGAGTTTGAAGAGGAACATTACTGCTTTGGTAATAATTAAGGGCCAAATGTGATCTTAACATGTTTTTGAGAAGTGCTGATTTATCCCTAACATATTTCTTGGTAcaaatttactcctaacgttttcaatcaagatcaattttaacttaTGTTTCCGGAAAAGACTggttttagtgttattttaGTGCCACATGATATCAgaccttccaaatatcaatcATGTCTAATATAGTTAGGGGTTTGCTAacatagttacaaaaaaaaacatgttaaaatGCTAATAATTAAAGtaacatataagttaatcacaaaatATTTTTCATCAAAGGGTCTAAGATGTtaactgtgttattaatatagttacaaataaccaataaaaaaaatgtatgaaactacttcaatttatcgacaaatttGTTTTGAAGTCAGATATGACAGTCAAATAAATGTCAAACCAGTTCATTCAAATTTTTAttggatagggataaaattaattttgcttgtaaacgttaagggtagTTTGTACCATTTCGTACTTCAGGGTCAAATATGCAATCATCCAAAAATATTAGGATCAAATTTGGCAGTTATCCGTAATTAAAACTTGCCATTTCCTTTTGGACAATTGCGCCTCTGAATTTTGTGTTGCAAGAAACATTTATTTAACCTCTcccaaaaaacaaacaaacatttatttattgtttattgCCAAAAtttgaaagtttggtaatgcTGAAAGGTTTGATCTGTGTGGTTTTAGTGCAGAACAAGAAGGAATGAAAGTCAATCCTATTGAACTGAGTCACTTCATTGACTTCATCAAACGCAACAAACTACAGACAGAAAGCTTTACTATTGGGCCAAGTCAATGTAAGTCACACTGCAGCAGTAGATGTAATACTTGATGTGTTGctaaattgaatataaaagaaattaaagggGTTAATAATATAACTGCAAAGATATTTCTAGTTTAAGAATTGGTTAGCAAACAAGGTGCAATTCTGCATCcgggttttgtttttgtttccaAATTAGCACTTGGTTCTCACAAGTATCTCTTAATTTTTGAAAGTACATATCTCTCAGATGATCTTATTTTATAGCTTGAATGGATCCTCTGCCAATACCCCCAATCCgagttattttctattttacatCCTATACTATCTTTAATGTGGCAATTGCAGATATGGTTACTTCAATTCACGAGAACTGGTTTTCAGCAAGATGCCTAAATACATCAAAACCTGCTGGTGAAGGAGCTATTGTGATGCAGACAGCAGCATTTCTCTTGGTTGCCTTGTAAGCCCTTATCAAATTTGTTATGACATGTTCAATTGTGCATTTGGTATCGGTGGATATATCTTAGGTTTTGGGAAAAGTACAGAAAAGATTGAATTTTCTTGACAGGTATGATGGGTCAAGTGGTGCAGCATCTCGTGCAATGGTGGCTGTTGATCAGTTTATATGG comes from the Euphorbia lathyris chromosome 5, ddEupLath1.1, whole genome shotgun sequence genome and includes:
- the LOC136230674 gene encoding uncharacterized protein, whose product is MDFGFVHKTWERWASLNISSSGEPLRAALLINYDPTGPSRLLSTVAEQEGMKVNPIELSHFIDFIKRNKLQTESFTIGPSQYMVTSIHENWFSARCLNTSKPAGEGAIVMQTAAFLLVALYDGSSGAASRAMVAVDQFIWQLARKNL